The genomic DNA TTAACGTCCTGCCAAAGTTCTGCAGGAAAGCATGGCGAATTTGGTAAATGCGCATCACGTTCTGGAAGGCGGCTGAGAGAATGATATTCCAGAGGAACCAGCCACCGACGGAGAGAAGAAACCCAATCAAGATGATGATGTTTTTGTTCTCCATCTCAAGAACCCTATGGTCGTTAGTGAGAAATTCCATCTGGCTTCACGCGAGGCCAACTTACATCAGCTTTATGTTGATGAACACCACGCATACGGTAAAGGGAACGGTGCCCATGGCGTAGAGGGATGTGTCCTGGTCGAACGGCAGGGAGTTGTAAACGGCCCACGTCACCCAGAAAATGACTAATGACTCAATCAAGCCCAGAAACGTCCAGCCGATATAAAGCTTGACATTGAATGCCCTGTTCTTGTGGCCGTACGTGTACAATTCGGGGAATTCGAGGAGCGTCTTGGCCTGCAGGTCCTTCTCCAACCCGCCCAGCAGGATCACCGCCAGTGAAGTGAAGAAGGTGTTGAATACGGTCAAACTCCAGTTCTCATACAGAGAGGTTCCGGTGTATCCCGTGTAGCGCTGGAAGTACGCTTGcggcaggaagaagacgacctCTTTCCAGAACGTGGCGAGGATGTACTTCCCGGTTCGCAGGTAGTTCCAGCGGCCGTGGACAAACAGCAGACGCTGCAAGAAGCGGAACTGCGCAATGGCGTAGTCGGAAATACGAGCGGCCTGGAGGCCCTCCCGACCCGAGATGCCAATGCCAACATGGGACGCTTGGATCATGCCGATGTCGTTGGCTCCGTCTCCAATGGCCAAGGTCAGCGAGTGCGGCACTTGCCGGCGGATGCGCTTCACAAGAGAAGCCTTTTGCGAAGGAGAGGCACGGCAACAGATGACCGAGTCGACTCTGACCACGAGatcgaagaagagaaagctGAGGTCCTCGTCTCCTTCGATGACGCCCAAAGTCTGGCCATCGACCACCACTACCGAGTGAGGAGCCATACCTCGTGCAACCTCGCCGAGGGTCGACAGGATCGACTCTCGTAGGTTGCCCATCGTGGCGTCCAGGATGAAGACTTCTGAAAATGGCTTGCACAAGCCGGCCGAGTGGCCGATGTTGATAGCAGTCTCACGTTTGTCTCCCGTCAACATCCAGACCTTGATCCCGGCGCGGCGTAGCTTGTCAATGGTGTCCGGCACTCCCTCTTGCAGGCGATCCTCAATGGCCGTAGCCCCAGCTAGATCGAACTTGTCCTCAATcagctcgccggcggcttcgatCTTCTCCTGTCGGTTATCAAGACTGGTGGTGGCGGCCTGGTAAATTTTCCTCCAGGAGTTGTAGTCGTCTTCGCTGATGTACCTGTAGCCGTAGAGCAAGGTTCGCAGGCCCTCGGAGGCGAAATCGTTGATATGCTGGAAACATCGCTCGAGCACCGTGCCCTCGTTCAGCGCAATCGTCTCGTCAACAAactcgtcgacctcggcctcggtcgcGGACATCGCCATGCTGTGACGGGGGGACGCCCACATGTCGTGAACGCTGGCAGAGGAGACAACATCCGCCGACCCTCTGCGCGGGGACCACTCTTCAGGACCGTCATGGACAACACTCGACCGCCTGTACATGTCGCCAGAGATTCTCTGGTTCATCATGTTGCGTCGATCCGACATTGACGTTCTTCCAAGCATGAAACTACTACGAGGCGTGCCGCTAGTACTCAGACGCTGCTGGGCCTTTTCCCTCTCGATACTCCTACGGACCGAGGCTCTCCGATTCACGTCGTTTGCCTTTTGTAAGGCCAAGCCACTGAGCTTGAGACGAGGCAAAATGACGTTGTCGGCGCCTTTGCAAAACACGCAGACCTTGCCGTCAGGCATACGGATGATGATGGACATCCTCTTTCTCTGACTACTGAACTCGATCACATCAAGGACCTGGTACGTTTCCTTCTCCACGGTCCCATCGGCTCCGGGGAGTTGCAAAATGACCGACTGTGCGGGCCGATCGATGAGGAGGTATCCCAGATCGCGTGCTGCTTCGACCAGGGCCAGCTCGTCAGGAGAGGCAGCTTGGTATTCGATTCCGCCATCTTCTTTGACTTCTGGCAAGCAAGTATGGCAGAGAGCGATGCAGAGCAGGAACTGTTTGGCCTTTTTTGAGAATGCACTATCGGGCTTGCGCCGCAGATAGTCAAGAAGATCCTCCGTCTTGAGCTCGGGTTCATCTTGAGGAGCCCTGCTGGCGGATCGTCCTCGCCCGTAGGAACTAAGGGACTGGCGCCTTTGGGCCGGCTGCAGCTGAAACGGATTGGCGTCGTTATCGCCTGCAGCCCTGTCACGGTTCTTgtcctttcccttccccttgcGCTTCTTTCGGGCCATTTCAATGAGCTTCTGCTTGGCCTGCTCGTCCCGTTCGATATCCATGTCGTGTAGCCAAGCGGTACCTGCGACGCTCATCTTCCGGAAGCGCATGACGTTTTCGGTCAGGGTGCCTGTCTTGTCCGAGAAGACGTAGTTGACCTGGCCAAGATCCTCCAAAATTGTTGTGGTGTTGGCAACCATTGGCGTGTTCGTGACCGGGTCGTACATTTCGACGTCTCCCATCATGTAGAACTGGATGATCTTGATGATTTCCAAGCTGATATACAGCGAGAGCGGGATGAGGGTGTTGAACATTAGGATGAAGGCAATGAAGATGTTCCTCAGGCTGATGTTGTCACCCATGAGATACCACGCCCCCTCCTCAACGGGGTCTCTCCAAAGATAGTGGCCCAAGGTCAAGCCACTGCTCAGCGCAAGGAGCACAAAGATAAGCCAGATGACGATCCGGTTGAGCACTCGCTGCATGGCGGGCGCCTTGGTGCGCACGTGTTTGTGCGCGTTCATCCTGATCTTGCACTCCTCGCCCGTGTTGACTACAATGCCAATCGCTTCTGTTGTGTTGCGGACTGTGGAACCGCGATAGATGACGTTGTCGAGCGACAGCGGTAGGGTCTCCTCCTTGACGGTCACGCGGCCGTCGTATCTATAGAGGTCCAGATTGGGGTCCTCGGAAACGATAGTCGCCTGGCAAGACTTGATTCCCTCGACGGTTTGGCATCTCTCGGCCAGAATCGTGGCGGCCCTCTTCGCTTTGAGATTCGTCTCCCCATCCAAAGCCATCGTCTCGATGTAGGCCGTGCCATTGGGCCCGGTTGCGTGCAGCAGGACAATATCGGCGGGAATGTCCTCGTCGCGGCGAAGCTTGACCACGTCGCCAACCTTAAGGTCTTGCCATTCAATCTCGGTCCACCCCTCATCCGAAGGCTCGGACAGCTCGACTCCCTTGCGActcttcatcctcgccgtcgccttcttcgaTCGTTCGCCCAGAACCCAGGTACGGCTCAGATTCTCGGTCTTGGCCAGGAGATAGCGGCGGTAGTCGTCATAGCCTTCCTTCGCCATCGACAGCGAtacgaagacggcgagagGCGCGATTGTGGTCCACTGTCCCGTAGTGCTGAGTCCCGGTATGGCCTGGATGATACCAACGACCAGGAAGTAGAAATTGCCCATCTTGCTGAACTGGAACAAGAGCTGCTTCGGCAAGAAGCTCCATATGGTGTATCGGCTGGATCGGATGAAATTGCTGCGGTAGGGCTTCTTGGTGCGCTCATCGATGAGAGCATCGCTTCGGCTTCTCGACATATCGAGTGGGATATGTCGGCCATCGGCACTCGGGGGCAGCGGCTTCTGGCGCAATAAGCCCTGGAGGAAGTAGAGCTCATAGGCCTTCTTGAACCGTTCGCTCATCGACTCCTTCGCGACACGCCACTTCGTCCTTTTGGTCGGCTCTGGCCGGTATACGGGGTACTTGAGGTCGGCATCCGAAGGCTGGGCAGAGCTCTGGTCGCTGTTGGGGCGGGGGCGCGAGGATGATGGCTCGGGCGTGATGTGGGATTCCAGGTCGCCCCTTGAAGGAATCGTGTAAAGTCCGGGGTTGCTCAGATTTGGATGGGACGAGGCCGGATCGAAGCCGCGCACGGCGTCGCGAGGCAGCTCGTCCGAGAAGCGgacgtggccgccgtcgagggcgcctTTGCTACCCATGGGTTCGGTGACGGCTCGTCTCGGCTGTATTCGCTGGGCTGGACGGTGCGCCAGGTTCACTGACGGGTCGGGGAGGTCATGAGAATCGTCGCGGCCATGATCGTCGAAGGAGAGGGAGCTCGGCAGGGGACTCGGGGCGGGGTCTTCGTCTTCATGATGCTGGCGTGATGGGGCGTCGCCCGGGTGCCGTCTGTCCATTCTTGAGAGGGCGAGGCTTGGTCGCTTTCTGTCTAGGCCGTGGCAGTCTCAGTGTGTACCGTACCCCCCGCAAGCGCACAAATGCAGAGGGGGGTGCGCTCGTGAATGGTTGTCGAGGCTAGTTTCGCAACTAAAAGAGGCAGACAAGATTGGGCTGATCCCAGACGGTTCCCCTAAATGGCGGCCCGGATTCACCACAGCGGCTCGGCCATAGAGGTTTTCATTGGCCCCTCGAATCTAgatgtggttgtggtggCGCGTTTCCTGCTGGATCTGTCGTGGCTGGCGGGAGCGTGCGGATTTCGAGAGCCGGGTGAGTGCAAGCACAAGAATTCGTATGTGGCTAAGAGCTGCAGACAATGAAGGCTGTCTTGGGCAGGGACTGAAACCGTCGTATAGAGTTGGTGGGATCGACGAAGACAGCGTCACTATTGTAACAACAGGAATCAGAGAGTGCAGAGATGAGTTGAGATTAGGCCGTTGTGATGTAGGAAAAGGCCGGGTGTTTTGCCTGTGGGAGAGCAAGGCAAGGCGAAGCAAGGTCATGAAGGGACATACGCAAAGCAAAGTAGGTAAGGCGAGAAAAAGGACACGCCAGGTAGGGCGGTGCTGTATCCCCGTAAAAGGGCGGAAAGCCGAAAGAAGCGCCGGCGTAGGGTCCCGGTAAATGGGGCCGGCTTACGAACACAGCAGAGAGCCAGAGACCACAAACACTTGCTATCGATCTAGATTACTAGACAGGTAGAAATGATCCATCAGGAAGATGAAGTACTGGCTAGCCGGAAGGAAGCGAAAAGGTTGCAGCGTAACCGTGTACACACAGAGGCTGCGCCGCCATCAATACGCAAGAGAATGGCCGCTGAGGCGCTTGGCAATTAAGGTGGACGTAAGATCGAGGTGTATAGCGAGGCTTGGCGCGTCTTCAGcactgccactgccactaTCGCCCTCTTGTGCCCGGTGTCTTTGGGTCGTTGGGGTCCATCACGAGGTGCATATCGGGAAtcgggcgggcgggcgtgGGACAGAGACACCTCGGACGGGGAAGCCTTGCTCTCCGACCTTGCGAGAGATGCTGGTAGCCAAATTACCCATGGCGTGCCCCGCATAGGGGACGTCATTGGACGAGACGAAAGCCAAAATGCGAGATGTGCAGGGATGAAAAGCAAGAGCCAGTGCGTGGTACGTATCCCGACACTGCTGGTGCACTCAGACCCCGTCCCCCCCGACTGGGGTACAATTCTACGGAAGCTGCGGGAAGGATACTCGATTCTCTCCACTCTCTACCTTCAGTGTAatcctcatcaccaccaagatcccctctcccccccccaatggacgaaaagaaaagaggcCATGACATCTTGGCGGCCGTCACAGATTTCATCACACACTCTTGGTTTTTGTTTCCGTGCGCCCCCGAAACACACCCACCCTCCCCCGACCGATGCGCATGGCAAACATTAACAACAGCCGCCGTCATGATG from Colletotrichum higginsianum IMI 349063 chromosome 3, whole genome shotgun sequence includes the following:
- a CDS encoding Phospholipid-transporting ATPase; its protein translation is MDRRHPGDAPSRQHHEDEDPAPSPLPSSLSFDDHGRDDSHDLPDPSVNLAHRPAQRIQPRRAVTEPMGSKGALDGGHVRFSDELPRDAVRGFDPASSHPNLSNPGLYTIPSRGDLESHITPEPSSSRPRPNSDQSSAQPSDADLKYPVYRPEPTKRTKWRVAKESMSERFKKAYELYFLQGLLRQKPLPPSADGRHIPLDMSRSRSDALIDERTKKPYRSNFIRSSRYTIWSFLPKQLLFQFSKMGNFYFLVVGIIQAIPGLSTTGQWTTIAPLAVFVSLSMAKEGYDDYRRYLLAKTENLSRTWVLGERSKKATARMKSRKGVELSEPSDEGWTEIEWQDLKVGDVVKLRRDEDIPADIVLLHATGPNGTAYIETMALDGETNLKAKRAATILAERCQTVEGIKSCQATIVSEDPNLDLYRYDGRVTVKEETLPLSLDNVIYRGSTVRNTTEAIGIVVNTGEECKIRMNAHKHVRTKAPAMQRVLNRIVIWLIFVLLALSSGLTLGHYLWRDPVEEGAWYLMGDNISLRNIFIAFILMFNTLIPLSLYISLEIIKIIQFYMMGDVEMYDPVTNTPMVANTTTILEDLGQVNYVFSDKTGTLTENVMRFRKMSVAGTAWLHDMDIERDEQAKQKLIEMARKKRKGKGKDKNRDRAAGDNDANPFQLQPAQRRQSLSSYGRGRSASRAPQDEPELKTEDLLDYLRRKPDSAFSKKAKQFLLCIALCHTCLPEVKEDGGIEYQAASPDELALVEAARDLGYLLIDRPAQSVILQLPGADGTVEKETYQVLDVIEFSSQRKRMSIIIRMPDGKVCVFCKGADNVILPRLKLSGLALQKANDVNRRASVRRSIEREKAQQRLSTSGTPRSSFMLGRTSMSDRRNMMNQRISGDMYRRSSVVHDGPEEWSPRRGSADVVSSASVHDMWASPRHSMAMSATEAEVDEFVDETIALNEGTVLERCFQHINDFASEGLRTLLYGYRYISEDDYNSWRKIYQAATTSLDNRQEKIEAAGELIEDKFDLAGATAIEDRLQEGVPDTIDKLRRAGIKVWMLTGDKRETAINIGHSAGLCKPFSEVFILDATMGNLRESILSTLGEVARGMAPHSVVVVDGQTLGVIEGDEDLSFLFFDLVVRVDSVICCRASPSQKASLVKRIRRQVPHSLTLAIGDGANDIGMIQASHVGIGISGREGLQAARISDYAIAQFRFLQRLLFVHGRWNYLRTGKYILATFWKEVVFFLPQAYFQRYTGYTGTSLYENWSLTVFNTFFTSLAVILLGGLEKDLQAKTLLEFPELYTYGHKNRAFNVKLYIGWTFLGLIESLVIFWVTWAVYNSLPFDQDTSLYAMGTVPFTVCVVFINIKLMVLEMENKNIIILIGFLLSVGGWFLWNIILSAAFQNVMRIYQIRHAFLQNFGRTLSFWTTILLALAAVICLELVVDAIRRVYWPRDVDLMQRLERKGLNENDRETGQGDASGTVLEVVGGKTKSAVGHDEEVQPFTLDGAPRPSHATSRPSFHQTRHSRMSREEYGPRSFTPPAGKGNGTLEAEQDAPKPSRKPQFSLTTRWLGNAKGSRVDGSIELQSTKR